The nucleotide window AAGTATCTGAGCTTTCCTGTTGTCTTTGTGTGATCTGTTACATCTAGAAAACCATTTCCACACCTTTTTCCACTCTCATACCTTTCCATACCATTTTCATACCTATTAAATTCCAAACTCCAACATCTTGATATATGAAATATTTAGCTGATAAAAAATGTTAGAAGATTTTGATTTGCTCTCTTGACAGAGTTTATAAAGAGAGAAACAAATCCCATAAtaatttttgttcatgttttctgcAGATGTGAAAGTGGCGTAATTGAAAAACAATGTACTTCAACTTCAGACACTGTGTGTGGAACGAAAGGTACTGTTTTAAAATCTAGCATGGTCTAGCATCTGCTGTATTTTTAGTGGCTATTGCAATTGCACTGTCCTACACAATGGCCCATAGTGATTCCTGACAGCTAAGGGCATCATATCTACTGGCCCTGTACTGAACTGCAGAGCATGATTGCTCTTTTCCCTTGATCACTGTGCAGATGTAGGAACTATTACTCCTTTTCTAGGGGAGACTCACAACAGGTAAGACTTTAACAGAGGTAGCTTCTGCCATTAGGAGACAATGAAAAGGCTTTTATTATCTGACACAATCTTGTTTAAAATTTAGTGGGATGCTGTATTGCATTTCTTGACTTAACTTTCATGTAATGTTTCCAATGTTCCAACATAAACAGGAGCACCATGGTGGGCCGTTGCTTTGACAATTGCGTTAGCACTGCTAGCAATAGCTGGAGCAATATTCTGGTGTAAGTGATTCCCTATTCCTTATTCCTGTCATACTCTGAATAAGATATTCAGCTGCTTAATCAGGTGTAATTTTATATTATTGGAGTCCAGAGGAGTGATACACTGCCctggattttaaaaatgcttttttgtttcagaCAGAAGAAAACGGAAGGGTCGTACTAGCAAGGAGAACCTAGGTGAAGTAGTCCCCAAAGCAGAGGCTTCTTATGTAAGTATTGTTGCTTAGATAACAAAAAACCTCAGCTTCATGCAAGGAACTTTGTTCCATTTAAATTACACTGGGACTCCCCAAGCATGTGCGTGCCTCTCTTCTATGACATTAACAAAGTAAATTTCACCATGAGGACTCTTTGGGGAGAAGTAAGAGATACCTTGTATCTTCAGGATTTGTTGACATGTTTCCTAAGTTAGGTGACCAAGATCAAAACTTCATAAATCATCAGGCCTCCACTGACCCAGGATACTTTTTGGCAGTATCAATTGTGAAGTGATTCCCCAAGCTTACCCAAGTCAAAAGAGGTCTGTCTGTCCAATCCAATTCCCTCACTCTTAAAACAGGGGAATCATggagaaaactaaatgaaaattacAGAAGTCAAGCGTCATGAAATGTGTTTATCCCGTTATACAAGGTTGgtattttacaatacttttttctactcatttctctcttgcttctcttttcagGAGAACGTACCTCTCATATACACAGGTAAGAGACAAGTACTTTCTCAAAAttcagtagaaggaaaaaaaatatagacCTGTAAATCCTACACTAGAAAAAGGGTATTTTTGTGTAGACTTTGCCACTGCCTAGAACTGTCATTCTAGCACAACAGTGAACACTTATTAAAGAAATGCCAGTTCATATTGTGCTTATTAAGGCATTTAGTTGTATCGTGAAAGTTTTGCGTCAGGAGGAATTTCTGTCGTATAGGAAGCAATTACTAGTTGACAATAGGTGAATTTCTGTTCTGCATATGGTACAGACACTAGCAGGCAGCAAGCTGGGTTTCTAGAATCATGGATAATTATGATAATGGAGTAGTCCCACACCCAGCAGTGGGATCACAGAAACACAAACCTACCTTATGTTCAAGGGCAAATCCACAGTAGTAACACACAATAGCAAAAGACCATAAGCTCCAGGGCTGTATCACAACAAAAGACCTGTCCTGTTCCAGGACCTTTCCCAACATTATTTTGAGCAAAACAGTTACCTGAGGGATGACCAGACTTTAATGATAGAGGACAGAGTAGGTTACAGAGGGAACTGAGATTCTATTTCAAGTGGTAGAAAGCAATATGGATGCAACCCCAAATACTTGAATTACCTAGCATTTGGTAGGAACATGTGGAAGCAGACCCGCTATATATTGTAAAAAGATCACACATAAAACATACTGAGTCATGAATACCTGAAACTTAATCTATTTTGGATAGGAAAAGTATCAACTCTGAGCACAGGTGATAAAAAACAGTAAGATAAAAGTGCCAAGagcattaatttccttttatgcttCTAGATGTTGACCTGAGCAGCCATGTTGCTGGTATTGTGGAGGAGATGACGCTCCAAGAAGTCAAGACATTTGTTCGTAATCACAAAGTACCAGAACCTGTCATAGATCAAACTGTTCGGGATTATTTTAGCGATACATCTGAACAGAAGATTAAGCTGTTTCAAGTCTGGTATCAAAGGCATGGGATAAAAGGAGCCTATGGAACCCTAATAAGCAGTCTGAGAGACTTTAAAATGTGCACTGCAGCTGATAAAATTGAGGAAAAACTGAAGGCAGCTGTTTCCAGCTGTCAGGAAGGGGGACAGTCTTACAATGATGACACTGAGCAAAGCAAAACCTGCACTCAGGAATGTAGAAACTCGTACAATGGTAGTGCTGAGCTAAGCAAAACCTATTCTGGTAGTTTGGAAGAGACATAGCACAGAGTCATTTGAAACTTATTTCTGACCAAACTagtatttttataataatataaataacaaagcttttaaatgccattttcatTGGCAGTTCTGACTGATTCAAAGAAGTTTTAATATGGACAAGGAATAATTATGATTTTTGTAGCAgtagctttcctttaaaaaaagttttagctttttttttggttgttaagTGGGAAGAGAAGTTTTATGGCTCATTTACAAAAAGGTACAATATAAGAGTCCAGCTATAGGATTCACTACAAGAAGAAAGTAGtcattatttgaagaaaaggtttaGTCTATATGTATGGTCCTGCATTACTAATCAATGTAGTGTTTTACATACATTAAAATTGTGGGATGTtgcatttttcaaagtgaaaactCTGGTGTTAAGAGTCTATGAAGTGTACCAGGAAGAAGacttgaacaacaacaacaaaaatatatataatatatacctaattaattttgaatataGGTGTTGCTGTGTAATTAAATTCTACTCTGTTATAAATGGGATTTCTCTCTTGTATAAAAGCACCTTTGTGTGTATAcagagttttgtgtgtgtgtatttgtgtgtgtatatatgtgcaaGTTTTCTATGCAAAAGCTCCCAGTGCTaagtaaaaattattatttcccttGTTCTCTGCAATGATTGCAAGCCTTTTCTAATGTTAAAACCCTTcaaagaagcaggagctgaagcagcacagcagaacCATGATTTTTGGAAGGCAATCTGCAGAAGCCATTAAGTCCTCACAAGCAAGTGTGCAACACTAGCTTTTCTAATGCAGGAACCGATACAATGAAAAcattgtccttaaaaaaaaataatgcacatAGTGCATGACTTCTGTCTTTCGTTCTTATCATGCAACCTATAGATATCatgtttaggttttcttttactCAGGTTAGTAAATCGCAAAAAGGGAGATcactctcctgaaaaaaaaaaaaaccaccttaccTTTCTTCCATCacagggctcggctcctaaattCAAAGGACCAGTAGTGCTGGCTGCTTTGCAGCAAGGCTTTTCCCACTTACACACCTGTTTATGCAAAGTCTCACAAAATCTTTCAACAGAAGAGGAAACTTCAGTGGAAAGGTTTGATTTTTCCAGGTCATGCAGTAAGCCGGGTGACTTTCTTCTCTAGCTCTGCCATCAGTTCCCTAGAGATACTCTCCAGCCAGTGTCAAGACTCAGCCAAAACACGAGGAGACCTGCCTGGGCTTGTTGCCACCTGCCAGCCAGGGTGTACCCCTGTGGGGGGGGGGTTCCAATTGCTGCCACCTGGCCCCAGGGGTGTGGAAAGAGCAGGGCAGGTCTGGCAGCAGGGTGCCAGACACCCACAGCTGTGTGAGGTTGCTCCAAAAGGTCACATTGCTAGAAGTGAGGTGTCTGGGAGGGCAGTGTGTGGCCCTTGAAAACAGCTAGAAATCTGTGTATGGCATTAAGCAGGAGTCTGAAAGGAAAGGCGGGGCTTAGATCAGCTTCAAAAACTTTAAGCCTTTCATAGACTTGACCCGTTGAAGGTCTGAAGGACACACAGCATGTTTTGTTGCTAAGCCCAGGCCCAATTTAGGCTGTGCAGTTCTTCCCCAGGTCTCAAGCACCACATAGATGTTAAGTGATCAGAAAAACCTTCCACCCCACTTTGGAGCCTCTCGCCTCTaacctttctgcattttctaagCATCTAATCAATCAGCTTACCACTACTATACTGCCAAAATTGCCACACTGTGatgcttttcaaaggaaaaccttGAGGCTGCTGTAGCTGGATGGTTTAATAGCCATGCACCGGAGTTGTGCACATATGGACTGATTAAGGCATAGCATTGTATAAATGACTTGTGTCAGTGCTATCCATGTACAGATCTGACGTGCTGTGACAGTGTGTTGCTCATTGCCATGTTTTGGCTAGGCTCCACATATATAGGAGAATAAAATGTCtgcctttcagaaaagcagcatggCAGTGGTGTTGGCTATGCCATCTTTCCTAGGTTACAGTTACGCAGAAGCACAGCCaagacaggaagaaaggaaagctcCACATTCTCACAAGCCCTGGTAGACAGACCATGTCCCACACAGGAAGGCATAAATGTAGTTTCAAGGTATGTTGGCAGGTGCTTGGCTTAATCTTTGGCTTTTCTGGGCTTCCAGCTTTATCTGTCAGAGTGAGGCATCTGGCCACCAGAAACTAAGGTTGTACACCTCTCGGATTCAGTGGGTTAGTTAGTATAACTGATCTGAACTAGACAGATCTTAAAATGGAGGTACCAAACCTCATAAATTTGTGGCAGTGAAACAGAATGcgaaatttttctttcatcacaCTGGAATCCCCCAACCTCAGTATAATGAGgatggttaaaaataaaaaaagtcccTGAGTAATGAGTCATATTCTCCTTAGGAGATGTCTGCAAGGCTGAACCCAGGCTGCCATTAACTCTAGTGGTTAGCAtacatcataattttttttcttaacttgaACACTGTGCATCAAAGAAGAGGATTGATTATATTGTGCAGTTGGTTTTCCAAAGGAGTGCGTATGTGTCTACATTGCAGTCAGCAGAGCAGCGTAGAGCTATCAGATCGAGCTTAACAGGAACAGGGACCAGAAGTGATGTAGTTCTGCAGACTCACGGTAACACACCCAGCTTTCCATTGCATCCTGCTTCTGGCCTCATTTTCAAATTAGGGCTGCACAGGAAAATCATACCAAGCAGGTTATATTAGCACTGTTTCATCTCTTGCTCCCACCTTTCATTCTCAGAAGGAAAGTCCATGCAGAGTCTCGTGCTGATAAGCAAGATGACTGCCACCACCTTAGCTGCTCACTGAAATACAGTTCTGATATCTTTATGCTCTGCACCTTGCACACTTGCCATGACCAGCCTCTTTCTCCCAAACAACAAGACTGTGTTGTGAGTAGGGTAAAGTAACTTTTCTCAGCATTAGGtaggggaaaagaataaaaaagaaaaaatgaaagcaacagaaattactttgaaaacagaaactcTCCTGTTTTATGGAAACCCAGCATTAGAAAAGCAAGTGGAAACTGAAACAGAAACTTGCCCAGGGAATGACTTagcacattttgaaaagcagattACAAAGGGGAAGGTCCCTTTTCAGGAAGCCAAAACTTTGCAAAACACTTGCATTTGTTATTTAATAGGAAAACCTGAAcaattgttatttaaaaataagaatagaaGAACAGGAACATAGAAATAAAAGGCCAGAAGGATGATCTTACTTCAGTCCCCTGCAAACCGAAAGTGACCACACGAGCAAAGGGTCTGTTCAGAAATTCCACCAGCTGTTTTGCTGCGCGCACCTACCCCATCTGCTCACCCACGCTGCAAGCTGTAGTATAGTTCCTGCTGCCCTGCAAGCAAACCAAACACCTGCGAGAAGACAGAAACAAGACCACTATAACAGTGTGGCActagaagaaagcaagagaagtTCAAGACAGCTCCAGTATGCAGTATTGCTGCAAtatgaaatgaattatttttaaagttatccTGCAGGCTGCCAGTTCTTGAAAAGACGTGGCTGAGAAACAAAGTGCTGAGTACAAAGAGTCTGAAATGTTTCTGTACAGATAGCATGACAAGCATATTAAAGTGTGAGAGAGCCGTAGGCTTGTTTCCTGTACGGAGTAGAGGAAAGTAAAATGATACAAACAAATTTGTGAGAAGAACTGCATTGGGAAAAGCCTTGGAGTTGCTACGGTTTTCTTGTTTTGAGGGAAGATACAACCTCAAAAGTCACATTTCTCTCTTACTGTTTGTCAGTACTTTGATTTTGGACTTGAAAGGGAAGCTTGCATTCCTGCTATCCCACTGCTAGCAAGAGGAAAAATGCCCACCATGTGCATCTAGCCTCTAGTATGGAGCTGCGGTTGAGAATTATGAGGGATGTGGGAACAATCACAAGATTTAACGTACAGTCAGTGTTTTCTGGATAGCTTTTCGATGGTTTTAGTTCAAGTTCCTTTCCAAACTGAAAGCAAGACTTCTAAGGCAGACAGAATGCTAGGGGGCCCTTTCCCATAGCTTTACACAGAGATCTCTCACTCCCCCAGTCAACCAGCAGCTGTGACAAAGTGCTATTTTCATAGCAGGCAACCTAGTGGGGAATCAGCAAAAAATGTCTGTGATCACAGGGATGCTGAAAAGAGGGTCCTGAACAAATGCAGGGGAGGAGTTAGTGATGGAAAGCACTGGCAGGAGAAGGCCGAAGGTGCAGTCCTTGGAGGGACAGTACTCAGCCTCCCGTGCCCCGGGGGCATGCAGCACACGGACGTCACTGACCCTGCCTCCCATACATCTTCCAGCAGTGGTGTCCATACCACTGGCTGTCCCCATATGTGTGTCGTTGGGATATGAACAAGAAATGATAGTACCCAGGTTCATTTCCTGCATATTTATCCTACAGTCACTAATGGGATTGATAGGTTTTCCAGATTATCAGTATCTGAAGATTTACATTCTCTTTCTTGGTCTTTTCCTGGTCCTTCCTTCATACTATGTGAAGATCCCTCCCCCAACATACCTCTGGGATAGCTGAAGCTGCAGGGAATGTTTTACACCACTCCTCAAATTGCTCTGATGCATAGTCAGGCCTCTGGCAAGCCAGCCCCCGTCCCcgctggggctggctgtgccctGGCACCTCCACTCTTCTGGGTGGGGACCGCAGTTGTCACTGCAGTTCGTGGGGAAAGACGGCTGTGATCTGGGCTGATCTCAAAGTGTTTTGAGGTTCAAGGTCTGTCTCTAAGACGTGAGGACGACACCTGTACTTTGGGGCACAAGGGGGCAACTAAGTTTATACCAGGCAGTGCCCCCTCATTTATCCAAGAATGGATAGCGGTCGCTAAATAATTGAGTATTTTGGAACCTCTCAATCAAATCTCTTCggatttaaatttctttaaacttGTTTAAACTGTAAACAACCAccctggggggtgcaggggagttgttgctggggggagaagggaggtaCTAGCCAGCGCCTGCCTCGCGGTTCACAGAAGGCACGCACCAAGCGCTGCAGACTGTCTTTCCCTGCCCCTGCTCAGCAGGTGGCACCCTGGGTCCGTGCAGGCCCACGCGTGTCCCCTCCTCCCGGTCCCCGTGCACACCCCCGGGCTGGCTTGGCAAGGATGGACAGACAGCCTGCAAGAGctccttccccgccgccgcctccccttGCTCCTTCCCAGGCTCTCCGGCTGCCTCGCGCTCTGGGGGACGTGTTATCCTCACAGGGAAAGGACATTTAATAAACGAGCTCGCACACGAAGCAAGCAGCGGGCTGGCTATGACGAGAAGGCACAAAGCCTTGCCCTGGTAGAGCTGAGCCTGCCATCAGGCTGAGCCAGTTCCAACTCCAGTTTTACATGCGATCCCTCATGTTCCACAAGACTTAAAATGACACCTACAACATCATAAAAGGGTGTGTGACAGCTTTTGTAACGTTCCTCAGGTTGGAGGATGAGCACAGCCTGACTCTCTTCAACCAGCCCTAGGATTAAGCAGCTCAGGAAAGTCCCACACTGCAATGCCAAACTGCTGCAGCACAGCGGATGACTTGGCATCACCAGTTTTAAGTTTAATACCACATGGAAAAAACTGTGTCATAACAAAACATTTGGGCTGCAAACTGAGCACTCTGAATTGGCACTGTTACTGAAGTACGTGCAACATTACCTGTGCCAACATGAATATGCATTGCAGTAAAGTCTTAATAAATGTtcacatataaaataaaacagttgaGAATTAGACATTCACTTGATCATTACTTATGCAACTGCCAAGATACCAATCAAAGGTAGGCGTTAGCAGTGGCTGAGAAAGTCGAGGGAAGACAGGATGGCTGTCCTGAAATTTGGCCCTCTGAAGGGTAGACTTTGTATCACCATAATGAAGTGAAAAAGCAACTGGTGAAgatgggggaggagaaggggtgGGTGGTGACAGCTTAGAGGCTTTCTGGAGGAACTGGGTTATGAATAATACCCTTAATTGCTACAACATGCTATTGTAAATGATcttgtcttctttctcttccaggcTTGTAAGTTAGCCTATCATTTTAGACAACTATACGGTAAATGCAGTTTTTACTTGTGTTCTAGCTATAGAAATGTTGGGAATAACCACCTCAGGAAGCTTGctgccaagattttttttaatgttacaaaaTCTATGCCTGTTGCTTCCATCAGAAAAACTGGAATGACTATGAGTGCTTGAAAATATATAATCCTGTACCATGAGACATCAGAGCTTGCAAAGTACTCCATGTGTTATGCTTTTTGTTAGCTCTATTTATCTATCTTTAGCAAACAGCAAATCAGCAACTAGGTCTGCAAGGTACACATCTCCTTTACTGGGATGTCTTTCCTGAGAAAGCATCTTATTGTAGGAGCTTTATTCAGATCGCCCTACAGCCCTCAAAAGCCCTTCCCTGACATCAGGCACACTGGTGTAAAGAACTTCCAGAGAGCAGCCCATAAAGATGCTATAAGGAAAGTAATGAGCAATGTTACTCAGTACAACTTAAATAATAGGTTACATGGGCAGG belongs to Harpia harpyja isolate bHarHar1 chromosome 10, bHarHar1 primary haplotype, whole genome shotgun sequence and includes:
- the FAS gene encoding tumor necrosis factor receptor superfamily member 6 isoform X1, encoding MARGLLPLLLVVVLIIETQCKNDTEALIHRPYNKLITRRIIAKRGIKCNLDEYILGVQCCKKCERGFVKNTSCPTDISKHCVPCKNGKEYIDHVNDLDKCLRCYSCDSIFGLEVAKNCTPAQNTECTCAKDYFCNSSVPCRHCDQCTICESGVIEKQCTSTSDTVCGTKGAPWWAVALTIALALLAIAGAIFWYRRKRKGRTSKENLGEVVPKAEASYENVPLIYTDVDLSSHVAGIVEEMTLQEVKTFVRNHKVPEPVIDQTVRDYFSDTSEQKIKLFQVWYQRHGIKGAYGTLISSLRDFKMCTAADKIEEKLKAAVSSCQEGGQSYNDDTEQSKTCTQECRNSYNGSAELSKTYSGSLEET
- the FAS gene encoding tumor necrosis factor receptor superfamily member 6 isoform X2, which codes for MARGLLPLLLVVVLIIETQCKNDTEALIHRPYNKLITRRIIAKRGIKCNLDEYILGVQCCKKCERGFVKNTSCPTDISKHCVPCKNGKEYIDHVNDLDKCLRCYSCDSIFGLEVAKNCTPAQNTECTCAKDYFCNSSVPCRHCDQCTICESGVIEKQCTSTSDTVCGTKDRRKRKGRTSKENLGEVVPKAEASYENVPLIYTDVDLSSHVAGIVEEMTLQEVKTFVRNHKVPEPVIDQTVRDYFSDTSEQKIKLFQVWYQRHGIKGAYGTLISSLRDFKMCTAADKIEEKLKAAVSSCQEGGQSYNDDTEQSKTCTQECRNSYNGSAELSKTYSGSLEET